One genomic region from Geotrypetes seraphini chromosome 13, aGeoSer1.1, whole genome shotgun sequence encodes:
- the LOC117347029 gene encoding cytochrome c oxidase assembly factor 3 homolog, mitochondrial: MADGLEKGRGESSASFARRVDPEREQLSPAQREFMRQAEKTQWQRGAAQRLRGRNALTGLVIGAAVLGIYGYTFYSISQEKFLDELEEEAKIARTLARKTSAN, encoded by the exons ATGGCGGATGGCCTGGAGAAGGGTCGCGGCGAGAGCTCGGCTAGTTTCGCCCGGCGCGTGGATCCGGAGCGCGAGCAGCTGAGCCCGGCGCAGCGCGAGTTCATGCGGCAGGCGGAGAAGACTCAGTGGCAGCGTGGTGCGGCGCAGAGGCTGCGGGGTCGGAACGCGCTGACCGGCCTGGTGATCGGAGCGGCGGTGCTGGGCATCT ATGGTTATACCTTTTATTCTATCTCCCAGGAAAAGTTCTTAGATGAACTGGAGGAAGAAGCAAAAATTGCCCGAACACTGGCCCGAAAAACTTCTGCAAATTGA